In Prochlorococcus marinus CUG1435, the genomic window ACAACCATCAATTTTTGGTTCAATTAATAATCTGGTATCTACCAATAATCCTTTCAAAAATTCATCTATTGAATCCTTTTGTAATGAAGGTAAAACTAGTTTATTTTTCTTTTTAAAGTAATCACAATTAGGGTTTGTTCTTAATAAATTTTTTTCAAGTTGGTCAAACTGCTTATCAGATATTAAAGCATTACCATTTCTATAATTATCGTCATACCATTCAATTCGTTCTTCTAAATAAGTCTTCATTTAATACGATGGTTTAAGTTTTTGGTCAGATATCCAACTTGGTTTATCTATAATCCATTTTTCTCTATCTTCATATTTAACAGTCCATAAAAGAAATGAAGAAATTTCTTTTAGAGTTATGCCAATCAAATATCTTGTTTTTGGACTTATTGATATAAATCCAAATAATAATATTAATAAAATAAGTTTAAACATACCTTTAATCATTTAAAAACTCAGCGTAATTTTTGCGAACTTTTTAATTAATGCAATTCTTATAACCTTCAATCTTTGCTAGTTCATCAATATTCAAACCTGTTTCTTCCAGCAAAGTTTCTCCTATATCGTCCTTATTAAATTTTGTTAAAGCTCCTTTTGTAGAGTACTTAATACATTGGTTTTTGTATTTTGCTTCTTTAACAACAGGAGATAAATAAAAACCAAACAAGATGATAAAAGCCCCATAGGTTACAACTTTTCTATGGTTTTTCCACCATTCATAAAATTTATTGGACACGAAAAATAAATGACTATTTTCTATTTTAAATTGATTGTCAACAAATTACTTTAGAAATTTAAGGATTGGTTAATTTATTGTTTTTTCATTAATAGATTTAACCCAAGAATAATATCTTGATTTTCTAATCCTTTGCTCTCTCGAGACTAATCTATCCGCAGATTCTAGGGGTGATTCTCCTTTCTCAACTTTTGTTGTAATAGAAATACCAAAACCTATTGCTTCAATTTTTGCAATGCCACCCTCTAAAAAAAATAAAAAAGTCCAACCTTTGTTCCATCCTAAATAGAAGGGATTTCGATACATTGCATTCTTTTGGAGATACTCTTTAAATAATATTTTCATTTTCACGGAGTTACTTGTATTCACTATTACCAAATAAGAAGTTTACGACTGATTATTTCTGGAAAGTAATTTTAGTATTTAAATAATTACTAGAGGAATACTTGACGCCTACGAGTAGTACATTTATATTAATAGTACAACTGTATTATCCTCATGACTTCAGGAGTCGCTAATGTTCGGACTTATTTTTATCGTGGCAGCTTTATTGACCCCCCAACTGGCTGGTTGTTTAACAAAAAAAGTGGTTTATTAATTTTTTTTGAGAGTTATAAGAAATCTGTATCTAATAACTTAAAAGTATATACTCATCTTTTCTACGCAAATGAATTAGGTGAACCAGCCCAAATTAAAAATTCAAGACTTCATTCTATTGAGTGTGCTTGTGAAACATGGAATGAATTAATTTCAGGAGGTTGGCAAATTGTTACTAATAAATTCCAGTAATCATGATCAAGGTAAATCCTTCAAAATGGGAATATCTAAAAGAATCTACCCTAAAACGAAAACGAACAAAGATTTGTATTACTTGCAATCACTTTCGCTACAGCACCACAGAAACTTTTGCTACTATCTTGATCTGTCCAAAATACGAAAAACGCATACCTCAGGGTGATCATTTACTTAAAGGCTGTGAGTATTGGCAAAAAAATAGGACGATATTTTCTCCTGAAGCATCTTAATTATTCTCTTATTAAACTTCTTTAGGTAGAGATATTTAATTATGTAAACAAAGCATTATTTTATACAACTTAAAAAATTCTTTTTAAGTAATTTTGAAGCATGATTCAATTCTACTTTTCCATATTTTTATTAGTTGTGCTTACATTTTTTGCACTTTTATTAGATGCACCAGAATTGGCATCTTTAATTCAAACATTTTAGAAAATAATAAATCAGCATTTTTACTGATTTACTTTCTTAATAAGTAAGGCGTAGGTTTAATTTGTTGAATAGGAGGGATCTAATGATTGACAGTCCACCAGAGGAGTTAGATTATAAAATTTAAATCTAGATAAAACTAATGCTAAATCTGGAATGAATCTTCTATTCGAGATTCATTCCTTTTTAATTTCTTTCTAAAAAATGTAAATTATAAATATTAAATTTTAAAAGTAAAAAATCTCTTCATATTAAAATGATTTGAGGCCTAAGTCTCTTCTTAGATAGTGGCTAACTTTACCTGAATCCAAAACCAGTTTTTTGATCTTCTTTTTCTTCCCATTCACTAATTATTAGTTTTAGTAAACTTTTAAGTTCTGAATTCGAAGCATCAGTATCTTTTTGAAGATTTATACAAATGTTTTTTATTTCCTCAAGAGCATTATCAATTAAGATTGTTTTTTGATCTGGATTAGCCATAGAATTTTAAAATGCTCCATTACAGTTGAACCCACTGCAGTTAATAATCCTAAAAATATTCATTACAAAGTTGTGGAATCTTTCATCATAAAAAAATGCCCAGGTTGTAAATATAGCAAAACCAGAGACAGCAAAAGCAGCATATTGAAGCCAATGTATTCCATAGCTATCCAATCCATTTTTATCAAAATCAGAATTACTCAATTGCTTTTTTACTTATAATAAAAATTTTTTTTTAAAAAGGAGAGTTTGTTTTGAACGAGAGATTTATTTTTTTCTATAAGACCTAAATGTATTGATAATTTAAATAAAACCAGGTATTATCCACCCAAAAAAACCGTAGTTTATTATCAAAGCTAAAAAGCCAATCATAGCTAATCTCCCATTTGTTATTTCGGCATTCTTCCAAAATTTTCCCATGTAGTTTTTATTTTTTTTCGAATTTTTATCTATCAAATAATTTGGTTCTAAAGGTTCCTGCAACCTTTTTATGGCGTATAAAGAGAATTGAATTGTAATTGCGATAATAACAACTATAAAACTAGTAAGTGCATCCATTTTTAGATTCCATATGTGATCAATTAGTAAGCCAAAAAGTAAATGACATTTGTATGTATCAAACATTCCTCATTTCTGCTTAATTGACAGAGGAAAACTTAACTTGAATTATTAATTAATGTAACATATTTAAAAAAAATTAGTATGAATTCTTACTTTTTCTTTGGATTTCACATTTTTAAGGACTTAACTGTTACATTTATGTGTCATTAATACCCTGAGACTAGTCTTAATTAAATTACAGAATAAGCTTCAGTTTTAAATTTAAATCAGATAAAATTTTGAAAAGTTTTAATAAGGAATATATTTTTAATGTTATTTATTTAAAATATTTTTAATAACTAGAAAATATTATTTTTGTTTGATTTCCGGAAGGTAGAATTTATTGCCTAATGTGTAACCAATTGACATCAGTACGAACCCAATAAGTTGAGGTAAATGAGAATTTGCTAGAGAGATTTTTTCAATCATTTCTCAATCCATAAATATTTATATTACAAAAAAATTTTAAATACTGTAAGTCTATTTTCTTTTTGATTCTTTAATCTCCCCGGATTTTTTTAGTGAATTAACAAGTCTTTCATTTTCTGTTTTTAAATTTTCTAATGCAGATTTTGTGAATTGTTCTTTGGCCTCAAATTTTGCTGAACTTATAACTTTTTTATTAGGGAGTTTTTTCTTCGGTTCTGACTTCATATTAAACAGCAATTTAAGAAATTTTAGAAGTTATTCTTTTTGAGTTAGGTATTATTTTTTACAGTTTTCTGGTTAATAATATTTGTTTACATAGTCAAATTAATCTTTATCTTTTGGGAGCCTTAACCATCCAGTAGTCCATTCTGATTTTAGTTTTGCCCATGAGATCCTTTTAATATCTTTTTTATTTTTGGTAGGAAAAATATCAACCCATCTATCTTCATTTTTCCCACCATAAGCATTAACTTGAAAATGCCTATTACCATTAATAGTTTTTGGTGCTGTCCAACACAAAGTAGGAGGCCATTTCATGAGAACTTTTTAAAAGTTAAAAAAACTAAAGGTTGCTTTGCCCAGTTAAAACTAAACCATAATATGCAATCGTACCAAGGATAAGTACGATTCCTAGTATTCTAATAATCATGATTTAATATTTTTAAATTCAAATTATATTAGAGAAATTTTATAAATTTGCGTTGAAGATTTAATATTTTCTAATTTTTCCTTTTTTTATTTCTAACTATGGAGTGGCAAGATTCAGGATGCCATTCATTCTGAATCTTGCCAATAAAATCATAAATAAATGAATCGGGACATCCAGTTTTTTTTTGAAGTTCTGAAAGTTCTTCTTTAATGAATTCATATACACTCGTTATTACTCCTAAATTTTCTTCTTGGGAGGGAGCCCATTTTTTATTCTTCATTAATATTTTTTTAATTGTTTTCCACAATATCGTAATAGGTTATGTCTCCATAATCAGCATCTGAACAACATAAATCTCCATATAGTTCCTCTAACAAATCGTAAGCATCTGAATACTTATCAAAACTTTGATCTGTTAATTCGTCATCTTTCCCATCAATTCTAATTATTTTGTAGGTCATATTTTACTTAGATGCAAAAGTATTTTTTTTTTCATTCATTAGATCATCTTATAAATAAAAATCTTATTTAGGAGTATTAGTTGGGTAAAGCTTCTGAATTTTATTTTTCTGAATTTCTATTTTTCTTCTTTCATATTTTTTTTCCATTATTTTTCTGATAAATAATTGTGGTATAAGCCAAACTAACGCAATAGCTATAGCCATGAAAGCAGGATTTCTCCATGTTAACCTAATAATCTCTTGTATAAATTCTTGATTGAAAATTTCCATACATTAAATTTTGATAATAAAAATATCTTTGCTTTCTTTTATAAATCTTTTAAATTTCATAACTCATCATAACCTTAAAAAATCTAATAAGGAGTTTTATAAATTTTTTCTTTTTCTAGTTCGTTTTCTTTTATATTTGGATTTAGATTAATTTTTTATTTTTTAGTTTAGAGATGTCGACTTATCTAATTACAGGATCTAATAGGGGTATTGGATTAGAACTATGTAGGCAAATTCATAAGAGGGGAGATAATGTAATTGCAACGTGTAGGAAAGCTTCAAAAGAACTTATAGATTTAGGAGTGAGAATTGAAGAGGATATAGAAATTTCTTCTGATGAGTCGATAACAAATTTGTGTAAAAAACTATCTGGAATTAATTTAGATTGCTTAATTCATAATGCAGGAATTTATGAATTTAATTCTTTCGAAAACTTAGATAAAAAAAGTATTTTGCGGCAATTTGAAGTTAATGCATTGAGCCCAATATGTATGACCCAATCACTTAAACACCTTTTAAAAAGATCTTCTAAAGTTGCTTTTATCACAAGTAGAATGGGATCTATTGAAGATAATTTATCTGGAAGTTCTTATGGTTACAGGATGTCTAAGGTAGCCTTGTCAATGGCAGCAAAATCACTTTCTATAGATTTATCAAGAGATGATATTTGTGTAGCTATTTTGCATCCTGGGTTAGTGTGTACAAGAATGACTGGTTTTACAAGAAATGGAATTAGTCCTGAAGAATCAGCAAATGGCCTTTTAAAACGTATTGATTCTTTAAATAAAAATAACTCGGGTACGTTTTGGCATGCCAACGGAGAAGTTTTGCCTTGGTAATATCTATATTTTTATTTTTAAGAGGTTTATATCGTTAATTTGTTAAAAAACTTTTAAGTTTTTAACGAATTTCTTTCCTCGTTTCATTCTTTTAGTTATGTTTAAAAAAACATTAGTAAAGGAGGTGATTCATTGTCGTATCTACCGAAAAATGCGGTTATCAAAGGGGCCGTGAATTCAATATCTTCATCACATTCATCGGTCTCTTTTTCTTTGATTAAGAAAAAAGGTTTTATAATCAATAGATTTATATAAATCAGTTACTTAATAATTTAAAGCTCTGCATCTCATGAAGTTGTAGAGCTTTTTTTATGAATTTGAATAGTATTTCAAAATTTACTCTATCTTTTTTGGCCGAAGTAAATTAAAGCTAAAAAAGATAAAGTGCTTACCAAAGCGATTAAGTACCACCCAGTTGAGGAGTTGCTAGTTACTTCGTTCATTTATTTTGATTTATCGGAGGAATTGATTATTTGAGTGAAAATCACAATTGATATCATTAAAAAAACTAAAAGGATGGAAGTTACGTTCATTTATAGAAAAATGCTAATTAACAAAAAGATTATTCCTAGAACTACCGTAACAATTGCTCCATCTACTAATAAGTCTTTCCATGTATAACTTTTAAGCATCCTTGTTTTATCTTCTTCACTCATAAGGTTCTTTAACCACGTCCAATCTAAAAGCTGTGTCAATGCAACAACAAAAATTAAATGACCAAACAAAATACCAATTAGATCAATTCTAGAAATATCTTTAGTGAGACTTGTAATAATAAAAAAGTCCATTAGCTTTTTTCTTGATTAGATAAGGCACCACCTTCTTCTTTGTATTTTTCCCAAGCTTCGCTTATTTTTGCTTTAGAGAAATTTTGTTTTCCCTCAGAGAATTTACTTTTGAGGGTTTTTAAACTATTAGTCAGTTCTTTTTTCGTTGGTTCATCAAGAAAGTTTGATGTTAATTTCCATAAATACCAGCTACTAGCTAGAAGGAGAATTAATCCGAGTAATTGCATATTAGTTTTTTACCATCCTACAACCTTTCAAATGGTTTCGATAATTTAGTTTATTTAATACCTGCAGAAATTTTTTTGATCTAAATAAAAATTAAAATTTTAACCAGTGAAAAAATATTCTATCCAGCAGCCATATAGTTAGACCTCCTTCCAGGAAAGCCAACCAATACATCCCATAATCAGAAAATCCCATTTGTTCTTTTACTGTTTTAATTAATTTTTTATGCGCTTGAATGAGATCTTTCATGAACAATCAAATTTTTTTAAACCTGTTGAATTTCTTTAATTAAAAAACCCTTCCCGTAGCAAGATAGACATGTTTTAGTCTCATCTAGTGAAATTCTTAGAAAACCTGCTCCATTACATCTAAAGCAATTTACTTTAGTGTTTGAATAGATTTTTGATTTAATTTTAGCAGCACGATTTAAGTAAAAAACAGTTTCTTTACGGCCGTTTGCTTTCACAGCTTTGTTTAAAAGCTTTTTATAATTGAATTTAAGTTCTTGGATATTCATCTTTTAAGGAAAATATCATGCAAATACAGGAAAAAAAGAACGTTTTAATAAATGAAAAATATGGATTTCCCGTTTATATTTCTAAACCTATCTCCTGCTGAGATTTGAATAATATAACTAGGATTTGTTTTATATGTTTGGTATAAAGAGTATTAATTTGTATATTTAATAGAAATTTTATATTTGATAAACTTAAGCTTTTTGTGTGATCATTAAGAAAGTATTATTTTCTCTCAGTAAGGAGGTTTTAGAATTTATTGCTTAAAAAAGTTTTTTAAGTTCTAGTAGATCATCCAGCCTTCTTGAGGTTTTTAACTAAAAAATCATTTTCATTAGTAAGAACTTCGAGCTTAGATTTTTCCAACTCTTTTTTGATTTCGGGATTTAAATCCTTTTTTGTCTCGTTTAAATTCATAGGATTAATACAGAAAATTATTTAAAGACATTCGAAATCATAGTGATCCCAAAAAAAAATTGTGGATAGTTTTTACTCTAAAGAAGATAATATTTTATTTTGCACATAGAAATTCAAATTAAATCAACATATTGTGGAAAACCCTGTTGAAAAACGCTTAAAAAGTGGATAACTCTTCGGGAGCATTCCCAAAACAAGCTTTTCTGGAAAAAATTTTAAGTATTAATACTTCATCAAAAAAAATAAAATATAGTTTAAAAAGTATCATAATCTGTTGTTATAACTGTGGGATCATTACTTTTAAAAAAAGATAAAATATCTATACCAGAAGCTCATGTTGATAAAAAATTAAACAAGTTTTTTCTTCATCATGTATCAAATTGAAAATTAAAGTGAAGAAAAATCAATCTAAACTTGAAATTTTTAATTTTTGTCATAGCTGATTAAAAATTGTTTAATTCGGTTTTCTCTATGGCAATACTTCCCAAACGCAAGATTAATCAAATAGGTTTGTATAAGTTAAATATTAAAAATGACAGAAGAAAAAAAGGATTCAAAAAAATGTTCTGGAAGGAAAAACATTATGTTTGCCTATGGTTTTATACAACTGGGTTCTAGTTTCGTATCGGCAATAGCTTTAGCTGCAATCGCTTTTGGATTCTGTTCAGTAAAAAAGGAATCTAAACTTTTTAATAAATGTGTTGCAGAAATAATTGAAGTTGGTGGCACCAATTCTGAGGCCGTAAGGTATTGCAATGGAGGCAATTAAAACCCCTCTCAGATTAATTAAATGGATTCAACTTGTGATTTGATTATTGATTCTTTAAAAGAAGAGCCAATTGGAGAAACTGATCATTTTATTTGGTTCATAACAGTTATTGGTATTGTTGCCCTATTTAAAAAAGATGAGAACTTTGAAACTTATAGTTTGAACGTCGAAATTGAGGCAAATAAAATTTCTTTGGATATAAGCAAGGAAGAAAAAGATTATCTCAAAATAAAAGAGAGACGACTTTTCTTGTTTTATTCATAATCAAGGATTTAGTTCTTGATTTAGTAGGATGGCTCGAGATTAAAGGCCGGCTCCATAATATTGTTTTCGCTAACTAATTCGTAGGTTAGCTCTTTATTTAGGGCATTTATATAAGATGTATAAAGTTTTCCCCAAACAAATTCAAATTCATCTTTACTTAAATTCTTGAAAAGAATTTCTCCTTTGAAGTAAATGTGATAAGAATCATTCATCATGGAAAATTAATCTTACCCTTTTTAACGCAGTGAAATATGTATGTAGTATTAGGTGCTACTAAAAAGAAATTTATATTTAGAAATTAGAAAAACTTTTAGACTATCCGTGTATTCATTTTTTGTTTTTTGAATAATCCGACTGTCTCATCAAGATCCA contains:
- a CDS encoding molecular chaperone DnaJ codes for the protein MNIQELKFNYKKLLNKAVKANGRKETVFYLNRAAKIKSKIYSNTKVNCFRCNGAGFLRISLDETKTCLSCYGKGFLIKEIQQV
- a CDS encoding high light inducible protein, with translation MDALTSFIVVIIAITIQFSLYAIKRLQEPLEPNYLIDKNSKKNKNYMGKFWKNAEITNGRLAMIGFLALIINYGFFGWIIPGFI
- a CDS encoding TIGR02450 family Trp-rich protein encodes the protein MKWPPTLCWTAPKTINGNRHFQVNAYGGKNEDRWVDIFPTKNKKDIKRISWAKLKSEWTTGWLRLPKDKD
- a CDS encoding DUF1651 domain-containing protein, with protein sequence MTSGVANVRTYFYRGSFIDPPTGWLFNKKSGLLIFFESYKKSVSNNLKVYTHLFYANELGEPAQIKNSRLHSIECACETWNELISGGWQIVTNKFQ
- a CDS encoding SDR family oxidoreductase, translating into MSTYLITGSNRGIGLELCRQIHKRGDNVIATCRKASKELIDLGVRIEEDIEISSDESITNLCKKLSGINLDCLIHNAGIYEFNSFENLDKKSILRQFEVNALSPICMTQSLKHLLKRSSKVAFITSRMGSIEDNLSGSSYGYRMSKVALSMAAKSLSIDLSRDDICVAILHPGLVCTRMTGFTRNGISPEESANGLLKRIDSLNKNNSGTFWHANGEVLPW
- a CDS encoding Notch domain-containing protein, translating into MSNKFYEWWKNHRKVVTYGAFIILFGFYLSPVVKEAKYKNQCIKYSTKGALTKFNKDDIGETLLEETGLNIDELAKIEGYKNCIN